In one Rutidosis leptorrhynchoides isolate AG116_Rl617_1_P2 chromosome 8, CSIRO_AGI_Rlap_v1, whole genome shotgun sequence genomic region, the following are encoded:
- the LOC139864174 gene encoding F-box protein FBW2-like, with protein sequence MRKKRMVLSGKKKVAAAVEYYGGSWADMNPEILVFILETIPIDEIIKTVSLVCKAWNKVVSSEYFWCNIHVDVADWSRLFRKLDDVSVDISVTKLMRWSKNKFRRLTCYGSGNSGFISIAIRGRYLTVLQMPLSSICDEIVLNHIKSLPNLKELDISQCSNITAKGLEAFGSHCKSLVCLKRNMDLKEHYNNICIDPLDDSEANVIADTMMYLQSLELGYGTFGNDGLFEILTKCKSLKHLVINGCFHVTFEGGII encoded by the exons ATGAGGAAGAAGAGAATGGTGCTTTCCGGCAAGAAAAAGGTGGCGGCGGCGGTGGAGTATTACGGTGGTAGTTGGGCGGACATGAACCCTGAGATTTTGGTGTTCATCCTTGAAACAATACCCATTGATGAGATAATTAAAACAGTGTCGTTAGTGTGTAAAGCATGGAATAAAGTTGTATCATCAGAGTACTTCTGGTGTAATATCCATGTCGATGTTGCGGATTGGTCTCGATTATTTAGAAAACTTGATGATGTTTCGGTGGACATATCAGTTACAAAGCTCATGAGATGGAGCAAAAATAAGTTTCGACGTTTAACTTGTTATGGTTCGGGTAACTCTGGGTTTATCTCCATTGCGATTCG CGGAAGATATCTAACCGTATTGCAAATGCCATTGAGCAGTATTTGTGACGAGATAGTGTTGAATCATATCAAATCACTACCAAATCTTAAAGAGCTTGACATTAGCCAATGCAGTAACATCACAGCCAAAGGACTCGAAGCGTTTGGGAGCCACTGCAAATCTTTGGTTTGTTTGAAAAGGAACATGGACCTTAAAGAACATTATAACAATATATGTATTGATCCTTTGGATGATTCCGAAGCCAACGTTATAGCTGATACCATGATGTATTTACAGAGTCTTGAACTTGGTTATGGCACGTTTGGTAATGATGGACTTTTTGAAATTCTTACCAAATGTAAGTCACTTAAACAT